In a genomic window of [Empedobacter] haloabium:
- a CDS encoding glycine zipper 2TM domain-containing protein has translation MEKVATANRIHPLFAAAAVSVIALSGTGIAALTGVLPTSKAEPAAYTMPVNQQQEQQALAARQALAAQPLAPAPLTAQQLGPQQPAFGPQPAPAVPQPAVQASPERVAARDSDYREPAPRKHVHKEPTRSYAQRHPQPAPAPAPVAQPSQPNYLAIGTGAVVGGLLGNQVGDGNGKKLATLAGIIGGGYVGNEIANRNK, from the coding sequence ATGGAAAAAGTCGCTACCGCCAATCGTATCCACCCGCTGTTCGCCGCCGCGGCCGTATCGGTGATCGCCCTGAGCGGCACCGGCATCGCTGCGCTGACCGGCGTACTGCCAACGAGCAAAGCCGAACCCGCGGCGTACACCATGCCCGTGAATCAGCAGCAGGAACAGCAAGCCCTCGCCGCTCGCCAGGCTCTCGCAGCGCAGCCATTGGCGCCGGCGCCGCTGACCGCGCAACAGCTTGGGCCGCAGCAGCCGGCATTCGGACCGCAACCGGCTCCCGCGGTACCGCAGCCCGCCGTTCAGGCATCGCCCGAGCGCGTAGCGGCACGGGACAGCGATTACCGCGAACCGGCGCCGCGCAAGCATGTGCACAAAGAGCCAACGCGCAGCTATGCACAGCGCCATCCCCAGCCGGCGCCCGCCCCTGCCCCCGTTGCTCAACCGAGCCAGCCGAACTACCTGGCCATCGGTACCGGCGCCGTGGTCGGCGGCCTGCTGGGCAACCAGGTCGGCGACGGCAATGGCAAGAAACTGGCGACGCTGGCCGGCATCATCGGTGGCGGCTATGTCGGCAACGAGATCGCCAACCGCAACAAGTAA
- a CDS encoding alpha/beta fold hydrolase has product MIGPVTTALLATPALAAAALALLTQRVARKVETALPPRGRFIDVPGTRLHVRELGSGPALLLVHGLGGQMAHFTYGLAQRLADRYRVIVVDRPGSGYSQRHAGGAGLRTQAAALAALIDTLGLERAIVVGHSLGGAVALTLALEHPDRVAGLALLAPLTQAQDEVPPAFRALTIKSEAVRTALAWTLATPGGMARGAAVLREVFAPEPVPQDFAVKGGGLLSLRPSQFLAAAADLQALPDELPALHARYAGLRLPVAVLFGREDRILDWQRHGAGLTAAVPGAVLETVAGGHMLPVTQPDVAAAFVHAAAQRALAPARQVASP; this is encoded by the coding sequence ATGATCGGACCTGTAACGACGGCGCTGCTGGCCACGCCGGCCCTGGCCGCCGCCGCCCTGGCACTGCTGACCCAACGCGTGGCACGCAAGGTGGAGACGGCGCTGCCGCCGCGCGGCCGCTTCATCGACGTGCCAGGTACCCGGCTGCACGTGCGTGAGCTGGGCAGCGGCCCGGCGCTGCTGCTGGTGCATGGGCTGGGCGGGCAGATGGCACACTTCACCTACGGCCTGGCGCAGCGGCTGGCCGACCGCTACCGGGTGATCGTCGTGGACCGCCCCGGCTCAGGCTATTCGCAGCGCCATGCCGGCGGCGCGGGCCTGCGGACACAGGCCGCTGCCCTGGCGGCGTTGATCGATACGCTGGGATTGGAGCGCGCCATCGTGGTAGGTCATTCGCTCGGCGGCGCGGTCGCGTTGACGCTGGCGCTGGAGCATCCGGACCGGGTCGCCGGCCTGGCGCTGCTGGCACCGCTGACGCAGGCCCAGGACGAGGTGCCGCCGGCGTTTCGCGCGCTGACGATCAAAAGCGAGGCCGTGCGCACGGCGCTGGCGTGGACGCTGGCCACGCCGGGCGGCATGGCGCGCGGCGCCGCCGTGCTGCGCGAGGTGTTCGCGCCCGAGCCGGTACCGCAGGATTTCGCAGTGAAGGGCGGGGGGCTGCTCAGCCTGCGCCCGAGCCAGTTCCTCGCCGCGGCGGCCGACCTGCAGGCGCTGCCGGACGAGCTGCCGGCGCTGCATGCGCGCTATGCGGGCCTGCGCCTGCCGGTGGCCGTGCTGTTCGGGCGCGAGGATCGCATCCTGGACTGGCAGCGGCACGGTGCCGGGCTGACGGCCGCGGTACCTGGCGCGGTACTGGAAACCGTCGCGGGCGGGCACATGCTGCCGGTCACGCAGCCCGACGTGGCGGCAGCATTCGTCCACGCCGCCGCGCAACGCGCCCTGGCGCCAGCGAGGCAGGTCGCGTCGCCCTGA
- a CDS encoding NAD(P)/FAD-dependent oxidoreductase: MDAIIIGGSFAGLSAALQLARARRRVLLIDAAEPRNRFAAHAHGFLGQDGVPPHVIRAGARAQLAAYPTLRFHDGAATAAQCGQGGFVVTCADGSLHRAARLVLATGVRDTLPNLPGLAERWGRTVIHCPYCHGYELDGAPVGVLAGHEKSAHQALLLPDWGPTTFFTDGTHEPDAQALALLAARGVVVERTPVVALLGDAPGLTGVRLADGRTVALGGLFVAPRTDPGPLARQLGCALDDGMTGPLVRVDALQQTSVPGVFAAGDAATQMHNATLAAAAGVMAGVAVHQSLVMAAATR; the protein is encoded by the coding sequence ATGGATGCCATCATCATCGGCGGCAGCTTTGCCGGCCTGTCGGCCGCGCTGCAACTGGCCAGGGCACGCCGGCGCGTGCTCCTGATCGACGCGGCCGAGCCGCGCAACCGTTTCGCCGCGCACGCGCACGGCTTCCTGGGACAGGACGGCGTGCCGCCGCACGTCATCCGCGCCGGCGCGCGCGCCCAGCTGGCCGCCTACCCGACGCTGCGCTTCCACGACGGCGCCGCCACGGCTGCGCAGTGCGGGCAGGGCGGCTTCGTCGTCACGTGCGCCGACGGCAGCCTACATCGGGCAGCGCGGCTGGTGCTGGCCACCGGCGTGCGCGACACCCTGCCGAACCTGCCGGGATTGGCCGAGCGGTGGGGCCGCACGGTGATCCACTGCCCGTACTGCCACGGCTACGAGCTGGACGGGGCACCCGTCGGCGTGCTGGCGGGCCATGAAAAATCGGCGCACCAGGCGCTGCTCCTGCCGGACTGGGGGCCGACGACGTTCTTCACCGACGGGACCCACGAGCCGGACGCGCAAGCGCTGGCCTTGCTGGCGGCGCGCGGCGTCGTCGTCGAACGCACACCGGTGGTGGCGCTGCTGGGCGATGCGCCGGGCTTGACGGGCGTACGGCTGGCGGACGGCCGCACGGTGGCGCTGGGTGGCCTGTTCGTGGCGCCGCGTACCGACCCCGGGCCACTGGCGCGCCAGCTCGGCTGCGCGCTGGACGATGGCATGACGGGGCCGCTGGTGCGCGTCGACGCCCTGCAGCAGACCAGCGTGCCGGGCGTGTTCGCCGCTGGCGATGCGGCGACCCAGATGCACAACGCGACGTTGGCCGCGGCCGCAGGCGTGATGGCCGGCGTGGCGGTACATCAGTCCCTGGTGATGGCCGCCGCTACCAGATGA
- a CDS encoding helix-turn-helix domain-containing protein gives MKSLPRELPRFALYGANAPIDNAEFVHIEPIEAHSRPHDWHIGAHRHRGLYQLVFLMAGRVSAQVENMLWQCDGPTVIAVPAEVTHAFSFPDHAAGWVLTLDHHIVTSVDLFTPLFERAQTLRLHEAPELRARLAALLGELAAEARGPRYGQPLMVEWLARSILLLVVRLDTERRLADESGRSDFELFSAFRALVEQHYRAQWLVARYADELQVTAARLNRVCLRLAGKSAFDMTQDRLLLEACRKLTYMPASIASVGEELGFRDPAYFSRAFKKLMGITPRQFRERALHGTTP, from the coding sequence ATGAAAAGCCTGCCCCGCGAACTGCCCCGCTTTGCCCTGTACGGCGCGAACGCGCCGATCGACAACGCCGAATTCGTCCACATCGAGCCGATCGAGGCGCACAGCCGCCCGCACGACTGGCACATCGGTGCGCACCGCCATCGCGGCCTGTACCAGCTCGTATTCCTGATGGCCGGCCGGGTCAGTGCCCAGGTCGAAAACATGCTGTGGCAGTGCGACGGCCCCACCGTCATCGCCGTGCCGGCCGAGGTCACCCATGCGTTCAGCTTTCCCGACCACGCGGCCGGCTGGGTGCTGACCTTGGACCACCATATCGTGACCTCGGTGGACCTGTTCACGCCGCTGTTCGAGCGCGCGCAGACGCTGCGGCTGCACGAGGCGCCGGAACTGCGCGCGCGCCTGGCGGCGTTGCTGGGCGAACTGGCGGCCGAGGCGCGCGGACCGCGCTACGGGCAGCCGCTGATGGTGGAGTGGCTGGCGCGCAGCATCCTGCTGCTGGTCGTGCGGCTGGACACGGAGCGCCGCCTGGCCGACGAATCGGGCCGGTCCGACTTCGAACTGTTCAGCGCCTTTCGCGCGCTGGTGGAACAGCACTATCGCGCCCAGTGGCTGGTGGCCCGCTATGCGGACGAACTGCAGGTCACGGCCGCCCGCCTGAACCGCGTGTGCCTGCGCCTGGCGGGCAAGTCCGCGTTCGACATGACGCAGGACCGCCTGCTGCTGGAGGCCTGCCGCAAGCTGACCTATATGCCGGCCTCCATCGCCAGCGTGGGCGAGGAGCTGGGCTTTCGCGACCCGGCCTATTTCAGCCGCGCGTTCAAGAAGCTGATGGGCATCACGCCGCGCCAGTTCCGCGAGCGCGCGCTGCACGGCACCACGCCCTGA
- a CDS encoding Rrf2 family transcriptional regulator: MRPDSRLSRMLHVLIHMDAHAGRATSEAIAQMLSTNPVVVRRTMAGLRDAGYVSSEKGHGGGWVLARPLAEITLLDIHAALGSPSVFAIGAANERSTCLVEQAVNDELGQALREAEALLLARFGRVTLADLARGVDARLPAGAGHALA, from the coding sequence ATGAGACCCGACAGCCGACTATCGCGCATGCTGCATGTGCTGATTCATATGGATGCGCACGCGGGACGGGCGACGTCCGAAGCGATCGCGCAGATGTTGTCCACCAACCCCGTCGTGGTACGCCGCACCATGGCCGGCCTGCGCGATGCCGGCTATGTGAGTTCGGAGAAAGGCCACGGCGGTGGCTGGGTACTGGCACGCCCGCTGGCCGAGATCACACTGCTGGACATCCATGCGGCGCTGGGCAGTCCGTCGGTATTCGCGATCGGCGCGGCCAATGAACGCAGCACCTGCCTGGTCGAGCAGGCAGTCAACGATGAACTGGGCCAGGCGTTGCGCGAGGCCGAGGCCTTGCTGCTGGCACGCTTCGGCCGCGTGACGCTGGCCGATCTGGCGCGGGGGGTGGATGCGCGCCTGCCGGCGGGCGCCGGCCATGCGCTGGCTTGA
- a CDS encoding Lrp/AsnC family transcriptional regulator has protein sequence MKNHSLDAPSVKILAALQQNSRLSTAELAEAVGLSATPCWRRQKELEDHGYITRYAALVDRRKVGLMVCCLAHVSLNRHSAGVVEAFESAMQARAEVVECYETTGNSDYTIKVIVPDMEAYQNFLHEVMFKLQGVSQINTNVALREVKYQTALPL, from the coding sequence ATGAAAAACCATTCCCTTGACGCCCCCTCCGTGAAGATCCTGGCCGCGCTGCAGCAGAACAGCCGGCTCTCGACGGCCGAGCTGGCCGAGGCCGTGGGCCTGTCCGCCACGCCCTGCTGGCGCCGCCAGAAGGAGCTGGAGGACCACGGCTACATCACCCGCTACGCGGCGCTGGTGGACCGCCGCAAGGTGGGACTGATGGTGTGCTGCCTGGCGCACGTGTCGCTGAACCGGCACTCGGCCGGCGTGGTGGAGGCGTTCGAAAGCGCGATGCAGGCGCGCGCCGAGGTGGTCGAGTGCTACGAAACGACCGGCAATTCGGACTACACGATCAAGGTCATCGTGCCGGACATGGAGGCCTACCAGAACTTCCTGCACGAGGTGATGTTCAAGCTGCAGGGCGTCTCGCAAATCAACACCAACGTGGCGCTGCGCGAGGTGAAGTACCAGACGGCGCTGCCCTTATAG
- a CDS encoding indolepyruvate ferredoxin oxidoreductase family protein has translation MNAHTAHSAAAIEAAGSPTTIVDPDYALQDNLTRASGRVFLTGTQALVRLLMMQKRLDAANGLNTAGFVSGYRGSPLGAVDQEMWRAQQQLAAHAVEFLPAINEDLGATAVLGSQQVETDPTRKVDGVFAMWYGKGPGVDRSGDAIKHGNAYGSSPHGGVLVVLGDDHGCVSSSMPHQSEQALIAWSMPVLNPANIEEYLEFGLYGWALSRFSGNWVGFKAISETVEGGAVVEVPEPPRFAVPDYSCPPEGLHYRWPDLPSLKIEQRVAEKLNAVRAFARVNSIDRFVTAAPQGRLGIVSAGKAYLDLMEALDRMGLTTERLERLGIRLYKPGLTWPLEPTRLDRFADGLAEVLVVEEKDPIIEQQLKNHFYNRPAGQRPQLLGKTDLAGQPLLAAIGELRPSRIAPALIRWLAPHLPELGLEQQLPHFCAAQVKADPANAIRTPYFCSGCPHNTSTRVPEGSLAIAGIGCHFMATWMGRETVQLTQMGGEGVTWVAASRFVDRPHVFQNLGDGTYYHSGFLALRQAVAARANITYKILYNDAVAMTGGQPVDGKLTVPQIVQQVLTEGAVRAVVVTDQPENYEGVALAPGVTVHHRSELDMIQRQLRDTRGVTVLVYDQTCAAEKRRRRKKNTATHTEFPDPARRVVINEEVCEGCGDCGVQSNCLSILPLETELGRKRQIEQASCNKDYSCVEGFCPSFVSVLGGQLKKPAAAKLDTARLEAALAAFPPPAPHDFNGKPFEMLVAGVGGTGVVTIGALITMAAHLEGKGASTLDFMGFAQKGGAVMSHVRLAASPRALHQVRIDLRQADAVLACDAVVAAMPDALAVMEVGHTQVIANEREIPTATFTRNPDASNDMGGLFAQLRRAAGEHNVHALDAQELASRLLGEPIAGNMLMLGYAWQKGLVPVALPALLRAVELNGVAVAMNKQALLLGRLAAADMAQLDVLAGNRGKVVQFAAPASLEELIAQRMPRLVAYQNEAYAQRYLAAVRKVEQRERAIDGADSKTPLAKAVARALFKLMAYKDEYEVARLHTDAAFRAKLDSQFAGDFKLQFHLAPPLLARRKPGSDVPAKIAVGQWILPAFHLLAPLKRLRGTPFDPFGWTAERRHERAQRDEYFAMLDELCATLTADNKGTWLKLVQLPERIRGFGHVKARNAQAAAEEAQRLRFQLRQGAAARAA, from the coding sequence ATGAACGCCCACACCGCGCACAGCGCCGCCGCCATCGAAGCGGCCGGCAGCCCCACGACCATCGTCGATCCCGATTACGCCCTGCAGGACAACCTGACCCGCGCCAGCGGCCGCGTGTTCCTGACCGGTACCCAGGCCCTGGTACGCCTGTTGATGATGCAAAAGCGCCTGGACGCGGCCAATGGCCTGAACACGGCCGGCTTCGTCAGCGGCTACCGCGGCTCGCCCCTGGGCGCGGTCGACCAGGAGATGTGGCGCGCGCAGCAGCAGCTGGCCGCGCATGCCGTCGAGTTCCTGCCGGCCATCAACGAGGACCTGGGCGCCACCGCCGTGCTGGGCTCGCAGCAGGTCGAGACCGACCCGACCCGCAAGGTCGACGGGGTGTTCGCCATGTGGTACGGCAAGGGTCCCGGGGTGGACCGCTCCGGCGACGCCATCAAGCACGGCAATGCCTACGGCTCCTCGCCGCACGGTGGCGTACTGGTGGTGCTGGGCGACGACCACGGCTGCGTGTCGTCGTCGATGCCGCACCAGAGCGAGCAGGCGCTGATCGCCTGGAGCATGCCGGTGCTGAACCCGGCCAATATCGAGGAGTACCTGGAGTTCGGCCTGTATGGCTGGGCGCTGTCGCGCTTTTCCGGCAACTGGGTCGGCTTCAAGGCCATTTCGGAAACGGTGGAGGGCGGCGCGGTGGTCGAAGTGCCGGAACCGCCGCGCTTCGCCGTGCCCGACTACAGCTGTCCGCCCGAAGGCCTGCACTACCGCTGGCCCGACCTGCCCAGCCTGAAGATCGAGCAGCGCGTGGCGGAAAAGCTGAACGCCGTGCGCGCCTTCGCCCGCGTCAATTCGATCGACCGCTTCGTCACCGCCGCGCCGCAGGGGCGGCTCGGCATCGTCAGCGCCGGCAAGGCCTACCTGGACCTGATGGAAGCGCTGGATCGCATGGGCCTGACGACGGAGCGGCTGGAGCGGTTGGGCATCCGCCTGTACAAGCCGGGCCTGACCTGGCCGCTGGAGCCGACCCGGCTGGACCGCTTCGCCGACGGCCTGGCCGAGGTGCTGGTGGTGGAGGAAAAAGACCCCATCATCGAGCAGCAACTGAAGAACCATTTCTACAACCGCCCGGCCGGGCAGCGCCCGCAGTTGCTGGGCAAGACCGACCTGGCCGGCCAGCCGCTGCTGGCCGCCATCGGCGAGCTGCGGCCGTCGCGCATCGCGCCGGCGCTGATCCGCTGGCTGGCGCCGCACCTGCCCGAGCTGGGGCTGGAACAGCAGTTGCCGCACTTCTGCGCCGCCCAGGTGAAGGCCGATCCGGCCAACGCGATCCGCACGCCGTACTTCTGTTCCGGCTGCCCGCACAACACGTCGACCAGGGTGCCCGAGGGCAGCCTGGCGATCGCCGGCATCGGCTGCCATTTCATGGCCACGTGGATGGGCCGCGAGACGGTGCAGCTGACGCAGATGGGCGGCGAGGGCGTCACCTGGGTGGCGGCGTCGCGCTTCGTCGACCGGCCGCACGTGTTCCAGAACCTGGGCGACGGCACCTATTATCATTCCGGCTTCCTGGCACTGCGCCAGGCCGTCGCCGCGCGCGCCAACATCACGTACAAGATCCTGTACAACGACGCGGTGGCGATGACGGGCGGCCAGCCGGTGGACGGCAAGCTGACGGTGCCGCAGATCGTGCAGCAGGTGCTGACGGAAGGCGCGGTGCGCGCGGTCGTCGTCACCGACCAGCCGGAGAATTATGAGGGCGTGGCGCTGGCGCCGGGCGTCACCGTGCATCACCGTTCCGAGCTGGACATGATCCAGCGCCAGTTGCGCGATACCCGCGGCGTGACGGTGCTGGTGTACGACCAGACCTGCGCGGCCGAGAAGCGCCGCCGCCGCAAGAAGAACACCGCCACGCATACCGAGTTCCCCGATCCGGCCCGCCGTGTCGTCATCAACGAGGAAGTGTGCGAGGGCTGCGGCGACTGCGGCGTGCAGTCGAACTGCCTGTCGATCCTGCCGCTGGAGACGGAGCTGGGCCGCAAGCGCCAGATCGAGCAGGCTTCCTGCAACAAGGACTATTCGTGCGTGGAAGGCTTCTGCCCCAGCTTCGTCTCGGTGCTGGGCGGGCAGTTGAAGAAGCCGGCCGCGGCGAAGCTGGACACGGCCCGGCTGGAGGCGGCGCTGGCCGCGTTCCCGCCGCCGGCGCCCCATGATTTCAACGGCAAGCCGTTCGAGATGCTGGTGGCGGGCGTCGGCGGCACCGGTGTCGTCACCATCGGCGCGCTGATCACGATGGCCGCGCACCTGGAAGGCAAGGGCGCTTCCACGCTGGACTTCATGGGCTTCGCGCAGAAGGGCGGCGCCGTCATGTCGCACGTGCGCCTGGCCGCCTCGCCACGCGCGCTGCACCAGGTGCGCATCGACCTGCGCCAGGCCGATGCCGTGCTGGCCTGCGACGCCGTCGTCGCGGCCATGCCGGACGCGCTGGCCGTGATGGAGGTCGGCCACACCCAGGTGATCGCCAACGAGCGCGAGATCCCTACCGCCACGTTCACGCGCAATCCAGACGCCAGCAACGACATGGGCGGGCTGTTCGCCCAGCTGCGCCGCGCCGCCGGGGAGCATAACGTGCATGCGCTGGACGCGCAGGAGCTGGCCAGCCGCCTGCTGGGCGAGCCGATCGCCGGCAATATGCTGATGCTGGGCTATGCGTGGCAGAAGGGCCTGGTGCCCGTGGCACTGCCGGCGCTGCTGCGCGCGGTCGAGTTGAATGGCGTGGCGGTGGCGATGAACAAGCAGGCGCTGCTGCTGGGCCGCCTGGCGGCCGCCGACATGGCGCAGCTGGACGTGCTGGCCGGCAACCGCGGCAAGGTGGTGCAGTTCGCGGCGCCGGCTTCGCTGGAGGAACTGATCGCGCAGCGCATGCCGCGCCTGGTCGCGTACCAGAACGAAGCGTATGCGCAGCGCTACCTGGCCGCCGTGCGCAAGGTCGAGCAGCGCGAGCGTGCCATCGATGGCGCCGACTCGAAGACCCCGCTGGCGAAGGCGGTGGCGCGGGCGCTGTTCAAGCTGATGGCCTACAAGGACGAGTACGAGGTGGCGCGGCTGCACACGGACGCCGCGTTCCGCGCCAAGCTGGACAGCCAGTTCGCCGGCGACTTCAAGCTGCAGTTCCACCTGGCGCCGCCGCTGCTGGCGCGGCGCAAGCCGGGCAGCGACGTGCCGGCCAAGATCGCCGTCGGCCAGTGGATCCTGCCGGCGTTCCACCTGCTGGCGCCGCTGAAGCGGCTGCGCGGCACGCCGTTCGACCCGTTCGGCTGGACGGCCGAGCGGCGCCACGAGCGCGCCCAGCGCGACGAGTATTTCGCCATGCTGGACGAGCTGTGCGCGACCCTGACG
- a CDS encoding 2-hydroxyacid dehydrogenase, which translates to MQPEILVMAPSPSPAVMAQFDARFTCHHVWRLPADEHEAFIARVGAGVRGLATTGTIGMDAALAARLPRLEIVAVNGIGVDAVDFSVTRARGIRVTNTPGVLTDDVADLAVALLLAAARRIPALDHYVRGGQWQARVPLQPARTLRGKTAGIYGFGRIGKAVAQRLAGFGMALRYFQPNVVATTDVPRSASLLALAEESDYLVVCAPGGAATRGVIDAAVLAALGPQGTLINVARGSIVDEAALVAALAHGTLGAAGLDVFANEPEVPAALAALPNVVLTPHVGSLTVETRHAMGQLVIDNLLAHFAGAALLTPVP; encoded by the coding sequence ATGCAACCCGAGATCCTCGTCATGGCCCCCAGCCCGTCGCCCGCCGTCATGGCGCAATTCGACGCCCGCTTCACTTGCCACCACGTGTGGCGCCTGCCGGCCGATGAGCACGAGGCGTTCATCGCCCGCGTCGGCGCGGGCGTACGCGGCCTGGCGACGACCGGCACGATCGGCATGGACGCGGCGCTGGCGGCGCGCTTGCCGCGGCTGGAAATCGTCGCCGTCAACGGCATCGGTGTCGATGCCGTCGATTTCAGCGTCACGCGCGCGCGTGGCATCCGCGTCACCAATACGCCTGGCGTGCTGACCGACGACGTGGCCGACCTGGCGGTGGCGCTGCTGCTGGCGGCGGCGCGGCGCATTCCGGCGCTGGACCATTATGTGCGCGGTGGCCAGTGGCAGGCACGCGTGCCGCTGCAGCCGGCCCGCACCCTGCGCGGCAAGACGGCCGGCATCTATGGCTTCGGCCGCATCGGCAAGGCCGTCGCCCAGCGGCTGGCCGGCTTCGGCATGGCGCTGCGCTATTTCCAGCCGAACGTGGTCGCGACGACGGACGTGCCGCGCAGCGCCTCGCTGCTGGCTTTGGCCGAGGAGAGCGATTACCTGGTGGTGTGCGCGCCGGGCGGCGCCGCCACCCGCGGTGTGATCGACGCGGCCGTGCTGGCGGCGCTGGGCCCGCAAGGGACGCTGATCAACGTGGCGCGTGGCTCGATCGTGGACGAGGCGGCGCTGGTCGCCGCGCTGGCGCACGGCACGCTGGGCGCGGCGGGGCTGGACGTCTTTGCCAATGAACCCGAGGTGCCGGCCGCGCTGGCGGCGCTGCCGAACGTGGTGCTGACCCCGCACGTGGGCAGCCTGACGGTGGAGACGCGCCATGCGATGGGCCAGCTGGTGATCGACAACCTGCTGGCGCATTTCGCCGGCGCGGCCCTGCTCACGCCGGTGCCGTAG
- a CDS encoding 4'-phosphopantetheinyl transferase superfamily protein yields MSADLTMPTAPAGHAVLSWPVTAAGSATPVTLAVHLLDFNPAAFEPAAFAGAAIALPPDVARSVRKRQAEYFHGRLAARLALAQADLPVADVGKGPNREPLWPAGAIGSISHNSRRAGAVALRASAWHGVGIDLESPAPPELQDSIAALAVDAAELALLAAHEHVLARDALLPLVFSAKESFYKAAYGAVGRFFDFSAVRVRALGQGWLDFVVAEPLCAEWPVGAGVRAHWRVLEDGDLLTAIIW; encoded by the coding sequence ATGAGCGCCGACCTGACCATGCCCACCGCGCCGGCCGGCCATGCCGTGCTGTCCTGGCCCGTGACCGCCGCCGGCAGCGCAACGCCCGTCACCCTGGCCGTGCACCTGCTGGACTTCAACCCGGCCGCCTTCGAGCCTGCTGCTTTCGCCGGCGCCGCCATCGCGCTGCCGCCGGACGTGGCGCGCAGCGTGCGCAAGCGCCAGGCCGAATACTTCCATGGCCGGCTGGCCGCGCGCCTGGCCCTGGCGCAGGCCGATCTGCCCGTGGCGGACGTCGGCAAGGGCCCCAACCGCGAGCCGCTGTGGCCGGCCGGCGCGATCGGCAGCATCAGCCACAACAGCCGCCGCGCCGGCGCCGTCGCCCTGCGCGCCAGCGCGTGGCACGGCGTGGGCATCGACCTGGAGTCGCCCGCCCCGCCCGAGCTGCAGGACAGCATCGCCGCGCTCGCGGTCGATGCGGCCGAACTGGCGCTGCTGGCGGCGCACGAGCACGTGCTGGCGCGCGACGCGCTGCTGCCGCTGGTATTTTCCGCCAAGGAGAGCTTCTACAAGGCCGCCTACGGCGCCGTGGGCCGCTTCTTCGACTTCTCCGCCGTGCGCGTGCGCGCGCTCGGCCAGGGCTGGCTGGACTTCGTCGTGGCCGAACCGCTGTGCGCCGAGTGGCCGGTGGGCGCCGGCGTACGGGCGCACTGGCGCGTGCTGGAGGATGGCGACCTGCTGACCGCCATCATCTGGTAG